The DNA region CTTGACCCGGTGCTTGGCCTTGGCGTGATCGACGAGGATACGGCGCATCATGCGCGCCGCGACGGCGAAGAAGTGGGCCCGGTCCTGCCAGGAGACATCCACCTTCATCATGCGCACGAACGCTTGGTTGACCACTTCCGTAGCCTGCATGGTGTGCCCGGGACGTTCCCGTGACATGTAGTGGCGAGCCAGGCGGCGCAGCTCGTCGTAGACGATAGGAGCGAGGCGATCCAGTGCCGCTGGCTCCCCCGCGCGCCAGGCGCCGAGCAGCTGGGTAACCTCGTCGCGCCGGTCCTCGTTGCTATCGCTGTCAATATCGCTCATTTGGGGCCTACGTTACTCCAGGCGAGGGGGTGGCGTCTGCCCCAGGTGCCGTCTGCTGCCGCCGCAGAATACCGTCGTCGGGAGTGGCGTCCAGTGGTTCCTGTCAAATGTCGCGGATCTCCTGGGACGCCTTACTACCCCTGTCATCTCCTTGTCGAAGCAGATTGCTATACTCCGCCGCCGTCAAAAGAACACGTCTCCTGACCCCCACCCAAGGACGGACTGACACACATGTTTCGCCAGATCTTCGGCTCCAAACTTCAAAGCCCCGACCCGGAGCTGCGCCTGCAGGCCATCGATGAGATCGGCGCCGCCGATCCCCGCTTGCAGGAGCTTGCCCTCGGTGATGAGGACGGGACCGTGCGTAAGGCTGCCCTTCGCAAGCTGGAGGCACTGGAGGCATTGAGTCAGGCCGCGCAGTCGGACGCCGACGCCGAGGCGCGCGAGTGTGCCAGGCAGCGGCTCGTGGAGGTAATCGCTACGCCGGCCGCCTCCGACGAGGTTCGCGCCGAACGCGAAGCCTGCCTGTCCCGCTTCGCGGGGGATCAGAGCGTCGTGGAAGGGGTACTGACGCAGGCGAGCGACAGCGCGCTTCGAAGCGCGGCCTTGGGGCTCGTGAGCAACCAGGCGCTACTGGCTAAGGTGGCGGCGAGCGATCCCGCAGGTCAGCTTCGTAGCGCCGCCCTGGAGCGCGTCGAGGAGGAGTCCCTCCTGGAGGAGATCGCTCGCTCGGCCCGCAATCGGGACAAGGGCGTGGCGCGCCTGGCACGGGAACGCGCCGATGGGGCACGCATCGCTCGGGAGCGTGCCGAGGAGGCGGACCGCCTGTGCTCGGAGATCGACCGTCTCGCCGAGTCGGCGCTGGACGCGATCGACACGGCGGCCTACGTCAAGCTGGATCAGGAGTGGGAGCAGTGGGCCGGCGGTGATGCCGATGACTTTGCCGAGGCCAGGTCGCGCTACGCGGTGGCCCGCGAGCGCATCCAGGCCCGGCTGACGGGTCGCTCCGAGGCGCGCCGGCGAGGGGACGAGATCCTCGCCCTGATCGAGCGCGAGCTTGCTGCCGATAGCGGTGGCGCGGATCTCGCAGGGTTGCGCGCGGAGTGGTCCGCCCTGACCGATGCTGCTGGCCCAGACTACGGCCTCGACGCCTTCGAGGAGGTAGCCGGGCGCCTCGAGGCGATGCGCTCGCGCCGTGCGGAAGATCAGCGCCGGGTGACGGCGCTCGAGGCATGGCTCGAGGAACGCGAGGGGCAAGAGGGGACCG from Pseudomonadota bacterium includes:
- a CDS encoding sigma-70 family RNA polymerase sigma factor, with the protein product MSDIDSDSNEDRRDEVTQLLGAWRAGEPAALDRLAPIVYDELRRLARHYMSRERPGHTMQATEVVNQAFVRMMKVDVSWQDRAHFFAVAARMMRRILVDHAKAKHRVKRGGNETTLHIDTSMQIAVAENVELLALDEALTHLQQLDPRKADVVELHFFGGLTYDEIAEALSISPATVHRELRMGRALLHATLTAADDD